The sequence below is a genomic window from Betaproteobacteria bacterium.
CGCAGCCAGACCCCGTGGCGATAAGGTTCACCGACATAACCGGAATCGATGCCCAGAAGACTCACGCCCCGCAGGATGAAGGGCGCCACCGTCATATTCAGATTCATCCCCGCAGCGAGGCCAATACTGGCGATGGTCCCGCCGGGTTCCATACTGCTGGCAATCCAGGCCAGATAATCGCCCCCCAGATTATCCACCGCCCCAGCCCAGCGGGCCCGCTCCAGGGGACGCACGCGACTGAGGTCGACACTGGAGCGCAGAAGGATCTCGCTGGCACCCAAATCCTTGAGATAGTCGGCTTCACTTTCCTTGCCGGTCAGGGCGCTTACGCGGTAGCCCCGGGCAGCCAGCATGTCGATGGCCAGGCTGCCGACCCCGCCGGTGGCACCAGTGACCAGTACAGGCCCCTTTTGCGGCGTGAGCCCGTTTTCCTCCATGCGCACCAGACCCAGGGCGGCGGTAAAGCCGGCAGTGCCCAGGGCCATGGCCTCGTAGAGCGAAAGCCCTGCAGGCAGGGGGACCACCCAGTCCGCCGGAACCCGGGCAAATTGGGCGTAGCCGCCGTGACGGGCTACCCCCAGGTCGTAGCTGGTGGCGATGACCCGGTCGCCGGGCGCAAAACGCGGGTCGGCGCTCTTTTCCACCGTCCCCGCCATGTCGATACCGCCCACACAGGGGAAGCGGCGGATGATGCGTCCGGCACCAGTGGCCGCAAGGGCATCCTTGTAGTTGACGCTCGAATAGGCGACCCGCAGGGTGACTTCCCCAGGATCGAGGGCGTCCTCGTCCAGGTCGACAAAGCCCGCGACGGTCTTCCCGTCCCTGTCCTCGATTAGCAGGGCTTTGAATGGATTCATCTTCGTCTCCTTGGACCGTTAATTGTATTCATAATTACGAATTCCAGCCAGGACCCAAAGTGGTCTGACCACGAGCCTTTACGCTGTGGAGTTTTTCACATACACTCCGGCCCCATGCGTAAAACTTTCGCCCGCCCGTTCGCCCGCCTGCTGCTTGCCGCCGCCTTCCTCGGCGCCTCCGTCGCGGGCCAGGCCGCAGAGCAGAAGCCCATCGACGAAGGCCCTTCCCTGCTGGAACGTTACACCAACGCCGCCCAGGATGTCATCCTGCACGGCCTCAAGCTGGTAGGCGTCAACTACCGTCTGGGGGGCAACGACGAAAGCAGCGGCCTCGATTGCAGCGGCTTCGTCCGCCTGGTCTTCAAGGAAACCCTCGGCACCCTGCTTCCCCGTACCGCCAAGGAAATGAGCGAAGTTGGCGAGCACGTCGACGCCTCCGAGCTCAAACCCGGGGATCTGGTGTTCTTCAACACCATGAAGCGCGCCTTCTCCCATGTCGGCATCTATCTCGGCGACAACCACTTCCTGCACGCCCCCAAGCCTGGGGCCGAAGTCCGCGTCGAGAGCATGCAGAGCAGCTACTGGGTCAAGCGCTTCAACGGCGCCCGGCGCATCCTCGATCAGGAGTAAGCGCGGTGGTGCGCCTTCGCAGCGCGCCTTGCCGGATGTTCGCTTTCAGTCGTTCCCCCGAGGCTGAGCGCAACTCTGGTATTCCGCCCCTGGCGTGACATCGTGGCGCAGCGACCCGCCAACCGGCCGTCTTCCACCGGGTCTGACAAACGGCCCACCCCCTCCTCGATCATCATCCGGGTACGTGGCCACAGGGCATCCCGCGCTGTGTTTCATCCAGCGCCACAGGAACGCGAGAACTCGCCTCGGCCTCCACGCACATCGTTGCGCGGACTCAACCCTGAGAGCGTATGAAGCTCTACTACTATCGTGACCCAGTAGGTAATTTCGGGGACGACCTCAACCCCTGGATCTGGACCACCTTACTGCCCGATTTCCTCGACGACGATGACACGGATCTGTTTCTGGGGATTGGAACGGTCATCAATTCCGCCGTCCCTTCTGCTCCCCGCAAGCTGGTCTTCGGCGCCGGGTTAGGCTATGTCGGCATGCCTGCAATCGACGCGCGCTGGCATTTTCGTTTTGTCCGAGGTCCCTTGACCGCCCACCTGCTTGGGCTCGAATCACGCTTGGCGATTACCGATCCGGCTGTCCTTGTGGCGTCGCTCCTCGCAACGCCGGAACCGGAAAAGCGCTACCCCGTCAGCTACATGCCCCATCACGTCAGCACCCGAATGGCGGACTGGCAACGCCTGTGTGCGTCGGCCGGCGTTACCTACCTGGATCCCGCAGCCAATGTTCATGAGACGCTGCTTCGCATCCGTCAGTCACGGGTCGTGCTCTGCGAGGCCATGCACGGCGCCATTGTCGCCGATGCCCTTCGGGTCCCTTGGATTCCCGTCAACGCGTATGACCATATTCTTGAGTTCAAGTGGCGAGACTGGTGTCAGACGGTCAAGTTGGACTATCGGCCACAGCATCTGCCCCGGGTATTCGACGCTGAGCGCCTGCATTCCTTGGGAGAGCGGCAGCGCAACCGCGTCAAGAGGCTCCTCCGAGCTGCAGGAATTTGGTCGC
It includes:
- a CDS encoding C40 family peptidase, producing the protein MRKTFARPFARLLLAAAFLGASVAGQAAEQKPIDEGPSLLERYTNAAQDVILHGLKLVGVNYRLGGNDESSGLDCSGFVRLVFKETLGTLLPRTAKEMSEVGEHVDASELKPGDLVFFNTMKRAFSHVGIYLGDNHFLHAPKPGAEVRVESMQSSYWVKRFNGARRILDQE
- a CDS encoding polysaccharide pyruvyl transferase family protein, yielding MKLYYYRDPVGNFGDDLNPWIWTTLLPDFLDDDDTDLFLGIGTVINSAVPSAPRKLVFGAGLGYVGMPAIDARWHFRFVRGPLTAHLLGLESRLAITDPAVLVASLLATPEPEKRYPVSYMPHHVSTRMADWQRLCASAGVTYLDPAANVHETLLRIRQSRVVLCEAMHGAIVADALRVPWIPVNAYDHILEFKWRDWCQTVKLDYRPQHLPRVFDAERLHSLGERQRNRVKRLLRAAGIWSPNWRRPPPVRNLASAEGPAVEALADLARRAPPLLSETRVHSSNLIRVHEEIERLRRDFG
- a CDS encoding oxidoreductase, with amino-acid sequence MNPFKALLIEDRDGKTVAGFVDLDEDALDPGEVTLRVAYSSVNYKDALAATGAGRIIRRFPCVGGIDMAGTVEKSADPRFAPGDRVIATSYDLGVARHGGYAQFARVPADWVVPLPAGLSLYEAMALGTAGFTAALGLVRMEENGLTPQKGPVLVTGATGGVGSLAIDMLAARGYRVSALTGKESEADYLKDLGASEILLRSSVDLSRVRPLERARWAGAVDNLGGDYLAWIASSMEPGGTIASIGLAAGMNLNMTVAPFILRGVSLLGIDSGYVGEPYRHGVWLRLASDMKPRHLAGMSRMVAFADLPQVFPEFIAGRAKGRVVVEIGGEAHG